CTCACCGCCGCGCGCCTGGGCGCCCAGCATCAGGTCGCCCCCCGCGGTGGTGAACTTCACCGCGTTGCCCAGCAGGTTGCCCAGCACCTGGAGCACCCGCACCTTGTCGCAGCGCACGCGCACGTCCGCGGCGGGGAGCTCCACGGACAGGTGCAGGCCCTTGGCCTCCGCCAGCGGACGGATGGAGTCCAGCGCCTCGGTGAGCAGCCCCGCCACGCCGTGCTCGCCCCACTCCAGCGGCAGGCCGCCCGCCTCCAGCCGGCCCCAGTCGAGCAGGTCGGAGATGAGGCGCGACATGCGCTCGGTGGCGTCCTGGATGCGGGTGGCCTGCTTGGCCACGCTTTCGCCGCCCGGCTTCGCCCCCGCGCCGCGCAGCAGCAGCGCGGCGCCCAGCTGCACCACGCCCAGCGGGTTCTTCAAGTCGTGCGACACCACGGCCAGCAAGTCCTCACGGGCTCGCGCCGCGCGCCGGGACTCACCCACCAGCCGCGCGTTGTCGATGGCGAGGCTGGCGCGCAGGCACAAGTCTTCCGCCAGCGCCAGGTCGTCCGGGCCGTAGCGCCGCCCGGAGCCCGAGGACACGAAGGTGACGGCGCCCAGCGTGTGGCCGCGCGCGCGCAGGGGCACAATCATGTACGAGCGCGCCTGGAGCAGCCGCAGCAGCGCGGGGTGCGCGGGCTCCGCCGCGGCGGCGCGCAGCAGGGAATCCGTCACCGCCGGCACCAGCTCCGGCTCTCCGGTGCGCAGCACGCGCAAGAGGCCCACGGCGGCGTCGTCCCGCAGCTCGGTGCGGGTGGGCAGCGCGCCCGAGCGCTCCTGCTGCGTCGGGTCCAGGCAGGCCGCCGCCACGCGCGTCACCCAGGGGCCCTGCTCCAGCGCGTCCACCAGGCACCAGTCCGCCAGGTCGGGCACCGCCAGGTGCGCCAGCAGCGTGTACATGCCCTGCGGGTCCGGCGGGTGGGTGAAGAGCGTCGTCATCGCCTGGTAGAGGAAGGAGCGGCGGCGCTCGGCCTGCTCCACCTCCGCCCGCGCGGCCAGCTCCAGCTCCATGGCGCGGGAGAACACGGCCTCCGCGTCGGTGAGGGCGCGCGCCGTCACCAGCACGCAGCCAGGCCCCCCATCCTCCGAGGGCAGGGGACTGAGCGTCAGCGCGTGACTCCGGGGGCCCGTCTGCGTGGCCCAGGGGGCTTCCAACTGGCAGGTGTCTTGAATGAGCATCACCCGCGCGCGCGCCGTCTCCAGCCGCGCCAGCTCCTCGGGCGGGAAGCCCAGCTCCCCCCAGTGCCTGCCCTCCAGCTCCTCGGGGAGCCGGCCCACCGTCCTCGCGCCCGCCTGGCTGCACACCAGGACCCGCCCCGTCTCATCCAGGACGTAGGACGGGTCGGGGAGCGCGGCGAAGACGGTGGCGAGGGATGCGGGGAGTCGAGCTGCCATGAATGAGGACGGGCTGGAAGGGGCCCCCATCATGACACCGCACGGGCGCCGGACCATCCCGGCACCGGGAGAATCCTGTGGATGTTTTAAAATCCAATGTTCTGGCGCGTGTAACTCAGGCTCCCCCGTTACCCCGGAAAGCCGAGGTGAGCCGGCTCGACAGGTCGGGCAGGGCGACGACTTCGTGGGCCAGGTTGGCGCCCACCACCACGCCGGGCATGCCGTAGACGACGGAGGACTGCTCGTCCTGGGCCAGGATGCGGCCTCCGGCGCCGTGGAGTTCGCGCACGCCCTCCAGTCCGTCCTGGCCCATGCCGGTGAGGATGACGGCGAGCGACGCGGGCCCGTAGGCGCGGGACACCGAGCGGAACATCCACGTCGCGGACGGCCGGAAGCCATTCACCGGCGCGGCCCGGGAGACCTCCGCCCGGCCCTCGCCTCGCACGCCGAGGTGGCGATCATCCGGCGCCAGATACACATGCCCGGGGAGCAGGGGCTCGCCATCCTCCGCCACCTTCACGGGCAAGGGCCCCGCGGTGCGCAGCCACTGCGCCAGGCCCTCGCTGAAGCCAATGGCGATGTGCTGCACCACCAGCAGGGGGACGGGGAAGGTGGCGGGCAGCTCGGACAGGAGGCGGAAGAGCGCCGCCGGACCGCCCGTGGAGGCGGCCAGAGCCACCACGCCGGGGCGCGTGGGCGACACGGGCGGCGCGGGCGGGGTGGGCACCGGCGCGAGGGGCGTGGCGCGGTCCGGCCAGCGGCGCACCACCTTCACCTCGGCCATGGCCTTGAGGGTGTCGCGCAGGCGGCGGCTCTCCGCGTCGAAGTCCGGGGACTCCGGGCCCAGGGGCTTCTGGAGCACCGCGAGCGCGCCGGCGCGCAGCGCGGCCATGGACGTCTGGATGTCGCGCTCCACCAGGGTGGACACCACCACCACCGGCGTGGGCACCTCCGTCATGATGCGGCGGGTGGCCTCCAGGCCGTCCATCCGCGGCATCTGGATGTCCATGGTCACCAGGCTGGGCCGCAGGCGCTGGGCCAGCTCCACTGCTTCCACACCGTCCCTGGCCTCGCCCACCACCGTCAGGGCGGGGTCGGCGCGGACGATTTCCACCAGCAGGCGTCGGGCGGTGGGCGAGTCCTCGGCCACCAGGATGCGCAACGGGTCGTTCTTCATAGCAGTCGTCTCAGCGTCTCCAGCAGGCTCGTCGGGTCGAACGCACTCTTCACCAGATAGGCACTCGCGCCGGCTTGCAGGCCGCGCGCCTTGTCCTCTGGCTTGCCACGGGCGGTGACGAGCACCACCGGCAACCGGGAGAAGCGCGGCGAGGCCCGCACCGCCTCGGTGAGGGCGAAGCCGTCCATGCGCGGCATCTCCACGTCCAGCACCAGCGCGTCCGCGCCGCCCGACTGGAGCCGCTCCCAGGCGTCCGCGCCGTCCACGCAGGCCACCACTTCATAGCCCGCGCTCTCCAGGATGCTCTGCTCCAGCGCGCGCGTGGTGGGCGAGTCGTCCGCCAGCACCACCCGCCGCCGCGTCCGCTGGGCGGCGGGGGCGGGGAAGAGCGAGGCCGCCGGGCGGCCACCCGCCGCGCGGACCAGGGACACGGGGTTGAGCAGAAGCGACAGCCGTCCGTCCGGCAGCACCGCCGCCGCGGACACGTGCCGGGCCCGGCGCACGCGGTGGCCCAGGGAGCGCACCAGCGCCTCCTGTTCGGCGAGTACTTCATCCACCACCACCACGGCGCGCGCGCTGCCCGCGGCCAGCACCACCGCGCCCCGCCGCGCGCGAGGCGGGCCGGGCGGCAGCCCCAGCACCTCCGCCAGCGAGGCCAACGGCACCAGCGCGTCACCGGAGGCCCACGCGGGGCGGCCCTCCACGTCGCGCACCTCGTCGGGCGCCAGGCGCACCAGCCGCGCCACGCTCTCACTGGCCAGCGCCAGCGTCTGCCCGCCCGCCGATACCAGCAGCACCCGCAGCGTGCTCAGCGTGAGGGGGACGTCCAGGATGAAGCGGGTGCCCTGGCCTGGCCGGGTCGTCACCTCCACGCTGCCGCGCAACCCCTCCACGTGCATGCGCACCACGTCCAGGCCCACGCCACGGCCAGCCACCTGGGTCACCTTCGTCGCGGTGGACAGGCCGGCCAGGAACACCAGCCGCGCGGCCTCCTCGTCACTGTCAGGCACCCGCAGGCCCCGGGCGCGCGCCTGCTCCCGCAGTGCCCCCAGGTCCAGGCCGCGCCCGTCGTCATCCACCGTCACCTCGACGCGGCTGCCCTTGAGGCGCGCGGTGAGGAGAAGGCGTCCCTCGGCGGGCTTGTCCAGTCGCTGGCGTTCCTCGGGGCTCTCCAGGCCGTGGGCCACCGCGTTGCGCACCAGGTGCAGCAGCGGCTCGCGCAGCCCCTGTAGCAGCGAGCGGTCCAGCTCCAACGCGCCCCCATGAATCTCCAGCCGCACCTGCCGGCCCAGGCTGCGCGCCACGTCGCGCGCGGCGCGCTCCAGGCCCTCGCAGCCTTCCTCGAAGGACAGGGTGCGCGCGCGGCGGACCTCGTCGTCCAGGCCCGTGGCCACGCCGCCCAGCGTCCGGCGGTCCGCCGCCAGCTCCAGTGCCACCCGCGCCAGCTCCGTCTCCGCGCGCAGCAGCGCCTGTTCGCCGGGCGTGCCGAGCACCGCCTCGCGGGCCTGCGCCAGCGCCTCGCGCACCGACTCCAGCGCGTCCGCGCGGCCTTCCAGCCGGAGCGTCGCCACGCGCAGCTCACCGCTGCGTGCCAGCAGCGCGTCCAGCTTCTGCGCGGAGACGCGCACGGGCAGCGCTTCGGCTCCGGGGGACGCGCCGCCGCTTGGATGCGGCTCCACGCTGGCCGGGGCGGGCACCGCGTCCGTCAGCATGGGCGGAGGCGGCGGTGGCGGCTCGGCGCGCGTGGGGGCGGGCGCGCCAGCCCGGCGTCCGACGGCGCGCTCCAACTGGGGCAGCAGGCTCTCCAGGGGCGAGCCCGCCAGGTCCTCCCGCGCGGCCAGGCGCCGGCCCGCGTCGTCGAGCGCGTCCACGGTGGTGAAGCACAGCTCGTACACGTCGGGCGTGCCGGCGCCCGCGTCCCGCACCTGCTCCAGCAGCTCCTCCATGCGGTGGCAGGCCGTCTCCACCCGCGTGGCGCTGGCCGCGCGCGCCGCGCCCTTCACGCTGTGCAGCGTGCGCAGCAGGGACGCCACGAGCTCCGCCATGCGCGCGGGCACGGTCTCTCGCTCCAGGGCCAGCAGCTCGCGGTTGAGCGAGACGACGTGGCCCTCGAGCTCCTCGAGGAACGTGGCCAGCAGCGCTTGGGCCAACCGGTCGCGGTCCATCAGCGCCCGTACTCTCCGAGCAGCCCCTTGAGCTTCTGGCCCATGCCGTTGAGGTCCTGCATGGCGCGCTCGGTCTGCCGCGACGAGATGAGGGCCTGCTGCGTGGCCTGATTCACGTCATGCATGGCCTGACGAATCTGGCCGATGCCGGTGGCCTGCTGGTTGGCGGAGGCGGCAATCTGCGCCGCCGTCAACGAGGCCTGGGCCAGCAGGTCCGACAGCGTCTGGATGTTGGCGCCCGCCTCGGACACCACGCGGGTGGCGGTGGCCACGCTCTTGGTGCCTTCCTCGGTGGTCATCACCGCGCCGTGGGTGGCCTTCTGGATTTGCCCCAGAATCTGGCGCACCTGGCCGGTGGCCTTCTTGGACTGGTCCGCCAGGGCCTTCACCTCGGAGGCCACCACCGCGAAGCCGCGGCCGTGCTCGCCGGCGCGGCTGGCTTCGATGGAGGCATTGAGCGCCAGCATGTGCGTCTGCTCGGAGATGTCGTTGACGGTGGTGATGATGTCGCCAATGGCCTGGGCCTGCTCGGCCAGGGCGAGGATGCGCGAGGCGATGGACTCCACCTGTTCACGCACCGCGCCCATGGCGCCCACGGCCTCTTCCACGGCGCGCCGGCCGCTGCGGCCCACGTCCTCGGCGTGGCGGGCGGAGTCGCTCACCGCGCGGGCGCGGCCCGCGGCCTCCTCGGACGTCTTGGTGATTTCCTCGATGGTGCTCACCGTCTCCGTCACCGCGCTGCCCTGCTCCTGGGCGCCGGCCACCTGCTCGGTGGTGCTGGAGAGGATTTCCGCGCTGGCGCCGGCGAGCTGGTTGACGAACTCCGCCACGGTGCGGAGCGTGTGCTCGCGCTGCTCGGACTCCTTCTCCAACTGGACCTCGTTCTGCTGGCGCTTCTCCGCCATGTCGTTGAACGCGCGCGCCAGTTGGGCCGTCTCGTCCTGGCCCTTCACGTCGATGCGGTGCTCCAGCTTTCCGCGCCCCAGTTGCTCGGCGCCCACCATGAGCGCGCGCAGCGGCGTGGTGATGCCGCGGGTGATGATGTAGCTGCCTCCGCCGACGATGAGCACGCCCAGCAGCGTGCCGATGCCCAGCACCCAGAGGATGCGCTGGGCCATGTCCCGGGCGGCGGTGGCGTGCTCGTCCCAGCGCTCCTGCTCCGCCACCAGCATCTCGTCGATGACCTGCTTGACCTGGAGCATGACCTCCCGGCCCTGGCCGGCCTGGACGAACTTCGCTCCGGCTTCCAGGCCCTCCTGGCTGCGCAGGCGGATGCCGTCCTCCAGTCGGTTCACCCGCTGGGTGACGATGGGCTCCAGCCGGTTCAGGCGCGCCCGCTGGTGGGGGTGGTTCGCCATGGTGTCGCGCAGGCGGGACAGGTCATTCTGGAGCGCCACCGTCGCTTCCCGATAGGGCACCAGGTAGGACTCATCCCCCGTGAGGATGAAGCCGCGCTGGCCGGACTCGGCGTCCATCAGCAGCGCGCGGACCTCGCGGATGATGCGGAAGTTCTCATGGGCTGTCAGCAGGCCCGCCGTGCTCGTCGTGAGCTGATTGGCGCCCTGGAAGGACACACCCGCCACGATGAGCAACATCAGTAGCGACAGTCCGAATCCGAGTGCGATGCGGTTCCCGATGCTCATACTGCTCCTTCGCCGGACATATCGAACATGAGGCGACTGTCACCCAGGAGCGCCTCTCCCTCCAGTACCAGGGTGCCTTCCCTGTCGGCCGCGGACACGAGGTGTCCGGCGGCGTCGTTCAGGGAGGTGGGCGGCGCCAGCAGCTCAAGGCCCGCCAGCACGGTGACTTCCTCCACTTCCTCGGTGCGTACGCCCAGCTCCGCCCGTCCCACGCCCACCACGAGCAGCGGGCCCGCGGCATCCGAAGGCGCGCGTCCGAAGAGCGGCGCCAGCTCCACCACGGGAAGCACCTCGCCATGCATCAGGGTGAGGCCGCGCAGCGCGGGGGGCGCGCCCGGCAGCGTCACCAACTCCGGCGCGCGCACCACCTCCAGCACGAAGCGGGACTCCAGGGCATAGCGCTGACCGGCGGCCTTGAAGCGGACCACCTCGCGCAAGGTGCCAGGGGCGACCTGGGGACGGGGCTCGCGCGAGAGTGCCCGGGCGCGGGCCTCCAGCAGCGCCGTGGCCTCCTCGGGCGACAAGGCGCCCTGTTCCTGCTCCAGGTTGGCCAGCCGCGCCAGCCGCGCGCGTGTGGCTTCCCAGTCGATTCCGCCGGAACCCGGCATCAGCTCAGCTCCTCACCGGCAGCCTGGGCTGCCTCCATGCGTGACCGCTCCCCACGCGCCACCTCGGCCAGCCTGCTGGCGCTCTCGCCGTCCGCGTGAGGCACGGGCGCGTCCGGAGGCAGGGCGTTGCACAGTTGCTCCGCCTCGCGCCAGGCCTTCAGGGCACCGGACGTGTCGCCGTGCCTGCGTAGCACGCGCCCGAGGATGAGCCACGCCACGATGAGTGTGGGCTCCAGGTACAGCGCCTGCCGGACAGCGCGCTCCGCGTCCGCCGCGCGCCCCTGGCCCAGCAGCAGCAGGGACTCCAGGTAGCGCAGCCCCGCCACCAAGGGATGCCGGGCGGCTGCTTCGGTGCAGGCGTAGACGGCGGCGGCGGCGTCCAGGTTCGCCAGCGCGCGCACCGCCATGGCGGCGGTGTCCGCGTCTGAGTCCAAGGCCCCTAGGTGCTGGGCCGCTTCGCGCCAGTGGCCCCGCGCCAGGGCCTGCCGTGCCGCGTGCATGGCCGCCGCGCTGGGGGCGTGCGTCGGTGTCTCGGCCCCGGGGAGGGTGACGCTCCGCGAGGCGGGGGCACCGGTGCCCGCTGTGTTCCCGAGGACGGTCCCCGCGCCGGCCTGGGGCTGGCCCGCCACGCGCGTTCCTTCCGCCTGGGAGGAGGTCCCGCCCGCTCCGGGGGGACTCCAGGCAGGGGCCGTCGTTCTGGCCGCGGAGCCGCCTGGACGGCCCGGAGCGGATGCACCCGGGAGCGCGGTCCCCGTGGAGGATTCGGAGCCGGAGGACAGGCCCGTCGTGGTGGTGTCCAGGGACGCGGTTCCGGGTATGCCGGTGGAGGACGGGCTCCAGGCGGCCGGGACGGGCAGGGAGAGGGTGGCTCCGGGCAGGGGCCGGCGGTACAGCACGCCCCATTCGGTGAGGATGGACTCCAGCGGCGCCAGCCCGCCGAGCGGCGGGTCCGAAGGGCCGGTGAAGAGGTAGCCGCCCTCATCCAGCGCGTCATGGAGCCGGCGCGCGACGGCTTCGATGGTGGGCCGGTTGAAGTAGATGAGGACGTTGCGGCAGAAGATGACGTCCAGCTTCCAGATGCCGCTGTCCGCCGACGGCCAGGTGTCGAGCGCGAGGTTGAGGTAGCTGAAGCGCACGTGCTTCCGCACCTCGGGTGACAGCACGTACCGTCGTCCCTCGGCGCGCAGGTGGGCGCGCATCCGGTCCGCCCAGCCGCCGCGGAGGGACCAGTCGCCGTAGTGGGCCTGCCGGGCCCGGCCGAGCGCGCCGCGCGACACGTCCGTGGCGTACACGGTCATGTGCTCGTCCCAGCCTTCGCCCAGCAGCAGCGCGGCGATGGAGTAGGGCTCCTCGCCGGACGAACACGCGGCGCTCCACATCCGCGCGGTGTGGCCCGGGCCGTGGCGCTCGCGCAGCTCCGGGAGCACGACGCTCCGCACGTGTTCGAAGTGCTCGGGCGTGCGGAAAAAATACGTCTCCCCGACGGTGAGCTCGATGAGCAGGTCATCCAGCGCGGAGGGGTCTTCCGCGAGCCGCACGCGGTAGGCGTCGAAGTCCTTCAGCCCGGCCCGCTCCATGGCGCGGGCGATGCCTTCCTCGGCGGATGCGGGGCAGCTGGGCGGCACCAGCCCGGCGCGCTCTTCCACGAGCGCGAGCACGGCCGCATAACCCGGGTGGCTCCAGGGGCCCCAATTCACGCGGGCTCCGGCTCCTGCGGCGCGGCCAGGGCGGCCTCCAGCTCCAGGGCCTCGGCCTCGGACAGGAAGGTGCGCAGGTCATGGACCAGGACGAGCCCGTCCTTCAGCTTCACGGCGCCCGCCACATAGCCCACGCCCGGAAGCTGGCGCGGCGTGGCGTCCCACTCATCCGGTGTGAGGACGCGCAGGCCCTCGGCCCGGTCCACGCGCAGCACGACGCAGCGGTCGCCCGCGGAGGCCACGATGAAGTGGTCCATGGGGGACAGCGGGCGGGGCGGGTGGCGGAAGCGCAGGCGCAGGTCCAGCACCGGCAACAGCTCTCCCCGAAGGTCCAGCAGGCCCTCCACCACGGCGGGCGCGCGAGGGAGCGGCGTCAGGCGCGCCGCGCGTACCAGCTCGCGCACATCGGGGGCGGGCAGTCCGTAGCGCTGGCCGTTCAGGGTGAACAGCAGCACCTCCGTGGGTGCGGGGGTCATGTCCTGGGACATAAGACGTGGACGTGGCCACTGTCGAACATTGATGTCGGCCCGTGGTCGTGGTGTCCACCAGTCCTCAGTGGGGACAGGGGGATGGGCCCATGGTTCGGGGGGAACACGACAAGTGCCCGCTGTGCCCCTGCCTGGACGGAGGCCCCCGCGTGCGGGTGAGGCTGGGAGAACGGCCGCTCACTCTCCCCGGAGACGAGCGGCGGCTTCGCGCCCGCGTCCGTCGACTTGCGCTCCCCCGTCCGTGCCGGAAGACGTCGGCCACGGCGCCCACGGGCGGGTGCCCTGGGCGGCATGGGCCCGTGAGCTGCGTCGCCCCGAAGGGCGATGTCATTGACGGGCGCTGCTCCAATCAAGCCACGTCATCGCCCGTTCCGTTCACAGGCTGACGGCGACTTGCCGTATGGGGTTTGGCACGTGTTGTCCAAGTCTCGCGTTCTCCACTTAATGTTCGCCATCGCCACTGCA
This genomic stretch from Myxococcus virescens harbors:
- a CDS encoding chemotaxis protein CheW, with amino-acid sequence MPGSGGIDWEATRARLARLANLEQEQGALSPEEATALLEARARALSREPRPQVAPGTLREVVRFKAAGQRYALESRFVLEVVRAPELVTLPGAPPALRGLTLMHGEVLPVVELAPLFGRAPSDAAGPLLVVGVGRAELGVRTEEVEEVTVLAGLELLAPPTSLNDAAGHLVSAADREGTLVLEGEALLGDSRLMFDMSGEGAV
- the cheB gene encoding chemotaxis-specific protein-glutamate methyltransferase CheB — protein: MKNDPLRILVAEDSPTARRLLVEIVRADPALTVVGEARDGVEAVELAQRLRPSLVTMDIQMPRMDGLEATRRIMTEVPTPVVVVSTLVERDIQTSMAALRAGALAVLQKPLGPESPDFDAESRRLRDTLKAMAEVKVVRRWPDRATPLAPVPTPPAPPVSPTRPGVVALAASTGGPAALFRLLSELPATFPVPLLVVQHIAIGFSEGLAQWLRTAGPLPVKVAEDGEPLLPGHVYLAPDDRHLGVRGEGRAEVSRAAPVNGFRPSATWMFRSVSRAYGPASLAVILTGMGQDGLEGVRELHGAGGRILAQDEQSSVVYGMPGVVVGANLAHEVVALPDLSSRLTSAFRGNGGA
- a CDS encoding ATP-binding protein yields the protein MVRRPCGVMMGAPSSPSSFMAARLPASLATVFAALPDPSYVLDETGRVLVCSQAGARTVGRLPEELEGRHWGELGFPPEELARLETARARVMLIQDTCQLEAPWATQTGPRSHALTLSPLPSEDGGPGCVLVTARALTDAEAVFSRAMELELAARAEVEQAERRRSFLYQAMTTLFTHPPDPQGMYTLLAHLAVPDLADWCLVDALEQGPWVTRVAAACLDPTQQERSGALPTRTELRDDAAVGLLRVLRTGEPELVPAVTDSLLRAAAAEPAHPALLRLLQARSYMIVPLRARGHTLGAVTFVSSGSGRRYGPDDLALAEDLCLRASLAIDNARLVGESRRAARAREDLLAVVSHDLKNPLGVVQLGAALLLRGAGAKPGGESVAKQATRIQDATERMSRLISDLLDWGRLEAGGLPLEWGEHGVAGLLTEALDSIRPLAEAKGLHLSVELPAADVRVRCDKVRVLQVLGNLLGNAVKFTTAGGDLMLGAQARGGEVSVHVRDTGSGIAPDALPHIFDRYWQARDAASRGTGLGLAIAKGLVEAHGGGIQAESTLGEGSVFTFTLPSAGASASHAVHPPLARRATDA
- a CDS encoding chemotaxis protein CheW, translating into MTPAPTEVLLFTLNGQRYGLPAPDVRELVRAARLTPLPRAPAVVEGLLDLRGELLPVLDLRLRFRHPPRPLSPMDHFIVASAGDRCVVLRVDRAEGLRVLTPDEWDATPRQLPGVGYVAGAVKLKDGLVLVHDLRTFLSEAEALELEAALAAPQEPEPA
- a CDS encoding methyl-accepting chemotaxis protein; its protein translation is MSIGNRIALGFGLSLLMLLIVAGVSFQGANQLTTSTAGLLTAHENFRIIREVRALLMDAESGQRGFILTGDESYLVPYREATVALQNDLSRLRDTMANHPHQRARLNRLEPIVTQRVNRLEDGIRLRSQEGLEAGAKFVQAGQGREVMLQVKQVIDEMLVAEQERWDEHATAARDMAQRILWVLGIGTLLGVLIVGGGSYIITRGITTPLRALMVGAEQLGRGKLEHRIDVKGQDETAQLARAFNDMAEKRQQNEVQLEKESEQREHTLRTVAEFVNQLAGASAEILSSTTEQVAGAQEQGSAVTETVSTIEEITKTSEEAAGRARAVSDSARHAEDVGRSGRRAVEEAVGAMGAVREQVESIASRILALAEQAQAIGDIITTVNDISEQTHMLALNASIEASRAGEHGRGFAVVASEVKALADQSKKATGQVRQILGQIQKATHGAVMTTEEGTKSVATATRVVSEAGANIQTLSDLLAQASLTAAQIAASANQQATGIGQIRQAMHDVNQATQQALISSRQTERAMQDLNGMGQKLKGLLGEYGR
- a CDS encoding CheR family methyltransferase, with the protein product MNWGPWSHPGYAAVLALVEERAGLVPPSCPASAEEGIARAMERAGLKDFDAYRVRLAEDPSALDDLLIELTVGETYFFRTPEHFEHVRSVVLPELRERHGPGHTARMWSAACSSGEEPYSIAALLLGEGWDEHMTVYATDVSRGALGRARQAHYGDWSLRGGWADRMRAHLRAEGRRYVLSPEVRKHVRFSYLNLALDTWPSADSGIWKLDVIFCRNVLIYFNRPTIEAVARRLHDALDEGGYLFTGPSDPPLGGLAPLESILTEWGVLYRRPLPGATLSLPVPAAWSPSSTGIPGTASLDTTTTGLSSGSESSTGTALPGASAPGRPGGSAARTTAPAWSPPGAGGTSSQAEGTRVAGQPQAGAGTVLGNTAGTGAPASRSVTLPGAETPTHAPSAAAMHAARQALARGHWREAAQHLGALDSDADTAAMAVRALANLDAAAAVYACTEAAARHPLVAGLRYLESLLLLGQGRAADAERAVRQALYLEPTLIVAWLILGRVLRRHGDTSGALKAWREAEQLCNALPPDAPVPHADGESASRLAEVARGERSRMEAAQAAGEELS
- a CDS encoding hybrid sensor histidine kinase/response regulator, whose product is MDRDRLAQALLATFLEELEGHVVSLNRELLALERETVPARMAELVASLLRTLHSVKGAARAASATRVETACHRMEELLEQVRDAGAGTPDVYELCFTTVDALDDAGRRLAAREDLAGSPLESLLPQLERAVGRRAGAPAPTRAEPPPPPPPMLTDAVPAPASVEPHPSGGASPGAEALPVRVSAQKLDALLARSGELRVATLRLEGRADALESVREALAQAREAVLGTPGEQALLRAETELARVALELAADRRTLGGVATGLDDEVRRARTLSFEEGCEGLERAARDVARSLGRQVRLEIHGGALELDRSLLQGLREPLLHLVRNAVAHGLESPEERQRLDKPAEGRLLLTARLKGSRVEVTVDDDGRGLDLGALREQARARGLRVPDSDEEAARLVFLAGLSTATKVTQVAGRGVGLDVVRMHVEGLRGSVEVTTRPGQGTRFILDVPLTLSTLRVLLVSAGGQTLALASESVARLVRLAPDEVRDVEGRPAWASGDALVPLASLAEVLGLPPGPPRARRGAVVLAAGSARAVVVVDEVLAEQEALVRSLGHRVRRARHVSAAAVLPDGRLSLLLNPVSLVRAAGGRPAASLFPAPAAQRTRRRVVLADDSPTTRALEQSILESAGYEVVACVDGADAWERLQSGGADALVLDVEMPRMDGFALTEAVRASPRFSRLPVVLVTARGKPEDKARGLQAGASAYLVKSAFDPTSLLETLRRLL